In the genome of Oscillatoria sp. FACHB-1406, one region contains:
- a CDS encoding STAS domain-containing protein, with amino-acid sequence MNILLRPQRNLDIKGASLLQQKILNLMPIPEHSVWVIDLIEVNTIDHFGLTALVAIRKVARQHQCRLFLLNMKPSVRSMLEITELDLEFDEIDSLEYAFDAKIHLVLC; translated from the coding sequence ATGAACATACTGCTTCGTCCCCAGCGCAATTTAGATATTAAGGGGGCATCACTCCTCCAACAAAAAATTCTCAATTTGATGCCAATTCCGGAACATTCGGTGTGGGTTATCGACCTGATTGAGGTCAATACGATCGACCACTTCGGCTTAACGGCGTTGGTTGCCATCCGCAAAGTTGCCCGACAACATCAATGCCGTCTCTTTTTGTTAAATATGAAGCCATCGGTGCGCTCGATGTTAGAGATTACAGAACTCGATCTAGAATTTGATGAAATTGATAGCCTCGAGTACGCCTTCGATGCCAAAATTCATCTCGTTTTGTGCTAG
- a CDS encoding ATP-binding protein, which produces MIQVFGEFLLNLPETKEYLIVGFSPSSIPLKQRWHTNGLSADFLADYMTTFFPSRENDRDSITRRIEVKGAVSYIANELLENAMKFNDDSSGEPIGLSLHLRSDRIIFLVSNSVAVDAIEGFQNYISKLTTLNPQELYIDQLESNALEEKQSSHLGYLTMMVDYEAKLGWKFEKIREEPETIMVTTMVQLEV; this is translated from the coding sequence ATGATTCAGGTATTTGGAGAGTTTCTCCTCAATTTGCCGGAAACTAAGGAGTATTTAATTGTCGGTTTTTCGCCTAGTTCAATCCCTTTAAAACAGCGATGGCATACAAATGGCCTTTCTGCGGATTTTTTAGCGGATTACATGACAACCTTTTTTCCGAGTCGAGAAAACGATCGCGACAGTATAACTCGGCGCATTGAGGTTAAGGGCGCAGTGAGTTATATTGCGAACGAACTCTTGGAAAATGCGATGAAGTTCAACGACGACTCTTCAGGAGAACCGATCGGTCTGAGCCTTCATTTACGCAGCGATCGCATCATTTTTCTCGTTTCCAATAGTGTGGCTGTGGATGCGATCGAAGGGTTTCAAAACTACATCTCAAAGCTAACGACTTTGAACCCGCAGGAACTCTATATCGATCAGTTAGAGAGTAATGCTCTCGAAGAGAAGCAATCTTCGCATCTCGGTTATTTAACGATGATGGTCGATTATGAGGCGAAGCTGGGCTGGAAGTTTGAAAAAATTCGCGAAGAGCCAGAAACAATTATGGTAACAACGATGGTTCAATTGGAAGTGTGA
- a CDS encoding DUF6691 family protein, which yields MKQNLVVVLSGLLFGLGLGLSQMIDRDRVLGFLDLAGTWDPTLLFVLGGAVGVTLISFRFILRRPHPFLAEKFTLPTRNDIDLPLLLGAVLFGIGWGISGYCPGPGIVSLMLGVWNPLLFLIALFAGSFAYEAYALNRRD from the coding sequence ATGAAACAAAATTTAGTGGTTGTGTTATCGGGTTTATTGTTTGGTTTGGGTTTGGGTCTGTCGCAAATGATAGACCGCGATCGCGTCCTCGGTTTTCTCGATCTGGCTGGCACCTGGGATCCCACCCTCCTCTTCGTTCTTGGCGGTGCGGTCGGCGTAACCCTAATTTCCTTCCGCTTTATTCTGCGTCGCCCTCATCCATTCTTGGCTGAAAAATTCACCCTGCCGACTCGCAACGATATCGATCTACCTCTGTTGCTAGGTGCGGTGCTGTTTGGCATTGGGTGGGGAATTAGCGGTTACTGTCCGGGACCGGGGATCGTTTCGCTGATGTTGGGGGTTTGGAACCCGCTATTATTTTTAATCGCGTTGTTTGCGGGTTCTTTTGCCTACGAAGCTTACGCGCTAAATAGACGAGATTAG
- a CDS encoding NAD(P)H-quinone oxidoreductase subunit 5 translates to MEPLYQYAWLIPVLPLAGAMLVGIGLISFNKATNSLRQANAALVISLMGIAMGYSFALLWSQIQGHAPYERSFEWAAAGDFHLTMGYVIDPLASLMLVIVTTVAFLVMVYTDGYMAHDPGYVRFYSYLSLFGSSMLGLVISPNLVQIYIFWELVGMCSYLLVGFWYDRKAAADACQKAFVTNRVGDFGLLLGMLGLYWATGSFEFGIIGERLHDLTASGAIWSGLAALLAILVFLGPVAKSAQFPLHVWLPDAMEGPTPISALIHAATMVAAGVFLIARMYPVFEDIPVAMNTIAWTGTFTAFLGASIAITQNDIKKGLAYSTISQLGYMVMAMGVGAYSAGLFHLMTHAYFKAMLFLGSGSVIHGMEGVVGHDPVLAQDMRLMGGLRKYMPVTATTFLVGTLAICGIPPFAGFWSKDEILGLTFAANPAMWLVGWLTAGITAFYMFRMYFSTFEGKFRGNDMGLRKQLKAAAAPPESEEVLEPAFAPGAMNPKELEHSSHSHSHEPHESPWTMTFPLVALAVPSVLVGLLGRPWANSFEAFIHAPAETTAEIAEHSAHFNWTEFLIMGGSSVGIALIGITLASVMYLQGKIDPAAIAKKIQPLYQLSLNKWYFDNIYNKLFVQGSRRLARQMLEIDYRVVDGAVNFTGLVTVLGGQGLKYFESGRAQFYALIIFAAVLGFVVVSGLT, encoded by the coding sequence ATGGAACCGCTCTATCAATATGCCTGGTTAATCCCAGTGCTGCCCTTGGCCGGAGCGATGCTCGTCGGTATCGGACTTATCTCCTTTAATAAGGCGACCAACAGCCTCCGACAAGCAAACGCAGCATTGGTCATCTCTTTAATGGGCATCGCGATGGGTTACTCCTTCGCCCTGCTGTGGAGTCAAATCCAAGGTCACGCACCCTACGAACGCAGCTTTGAATGGGCTGCCGCCGGAGATTTCCATCTGACGATGGGGTATGTCATCGATCCCCTCGCCTCGTTAATGCTCGTCATCGTTACGACTGTTGCCTTTTTGGTCATGGTTTACACCGATGGCTACATGGCACACGATCCGGGCTACGTTCGCTTCTATTCTTATTTGAGCCTGTTTGGCTCCTCGATGCTTGGTTTGGTCATCAGTCCCAACCTCGTCCAGATTTACATCTTCTGGGAATTGGTCGGGATGTGTTCTTACCTGCTCGTCGGATTTTGGTACGATCGCAAAGCGGCCGCCGACGCTTGCCAAAAAGCCTTCGTTACCAACCGCGTCGGCGACTTTGGTCTGCTGTTGGGAATGCTCGGCCTCTATTGGGCGACCGGTAGCTTTGAATTTGGCATCATTGGAGAGCGGTTGCACGACTTAACCGCATCCGGCGCGATTTGGTCGGGCTTAGCCGCTCTTTTAGCTATTCTCGTCTTTCTCGGCCCCGTCGCTAAATCCGCGCAGTTCCCCCTCCACGTCTGGCTGCCGGACGCAATGGAAGGCCCTACGCCCATTTCCGCCCTCATCCACGCGGCTACGATGGTCGCTGCCGGAGTCTTCCTAATTGCTCGGATGTATCCGGTGTTTGAAGATATTCCCGTCGCTATGAATACCATTGCTTGGACGGGAACGTTTACGGCCTTCCTCGGTGCATCGATCGCCATCACCCAAAACGATATCAAAAAAGGTCTCGCCTACTCCACCATCTCTCAGTTAGGCTACATGGTCATGGCAATGGGCGTTGGAGCTTACAGCGCCGGTCTTTTCCACCTCATGACCCACGCCTACTTCAAAGCGATGCTTTTCCTCGGTTCCGGTTCCGTCATTCATGGCATGGAAGGCGTTGTCGGTCACGACCCTGTTTTAGCCCAAGATATGCGCTTGATGGGCGGCCTGCGGAAATATATGCCCGTGACCGCGACCACCTTCCTGGTTGGCACTCTCGCCATTTGCGGGATTCCCCCCTTCGCTGGGTTCTGGTCGAAGGATGAAATTTTAGGCTTGACATTTGCAGCGAACCCTGCAATGTGGTTAGTGGGTTGGCTGACGGCTGGGATTACCGCCTTTTATATGTTCCGGATGTACTTCAGCACTTTTGAAGGGAAATTCCGGGGCAACGATATGGGCCTTCGCAAGCAATTGAAAGCTGCGGCTGCCCCACCCGAAAGCGAAGAAGTTCTCGAACCCGCCTTCGCGCCCGGGGCAATGAACCCGAAAGAGTTGGAACATAGCAGCCATTCCCACAGCCACGAACCCCACGAATCGCCCTGGACGATGACTTTCCCCTTAGTCGCGCTAGCAGTGCCTTCGGTATTGGTGGGTTTGTTGGGTCGTCCTTGGGCAAACTCCTTTGAAGCGTTTATTCACGCCCCCGCAGAAACGACGGCTGAAATTGCCGAACATTCCGCGCATTTCAACTGGACTGAGTTTTTGATTATGGGCGGCAGTTCCGTTGGGATTGCCTTAATCGGGATTACGCTGGCATCGGTGATGTACTTGCAAGGGAAAATCGACCCGGCCGCGATCGCCAAAAAAATCCAACCCTTGTACCAACTCTCTCTCAACAAGTGGTACTTTGACAACATCTACAATAAGCTTTTCGTCCAAGGTAGCCGTCGCCTCGCGCGGCAAATGCTGGAAATCGACTATCGCGTTGTTGATGGTGCTGTTAACTTCACCGGACTCGTTACTGTCCTCGGCGGTCAAGGCTTAAAATACTTTGAAAGCGGACGCGCGCAATTCTATGCGTTGATTATTTTCGCTGCTGTATTGGGCTTTGTCGTCGTTTCTGGTTTGACGTAA
- a CDS encoding M15 family metallopeptidase, giving the protein MKIWNKAIAWRASKPTLELSNDIPEALRDVPPAKPRNWVRPALYLTGGLGLGAIAILSSVLIISQISQKTVTSTTPNANSNPDGTSSVPGEGASPVVSPSAPVENVLGHLPYKEASPAELEAIAADGRMRLHKTAAKKYREMAAAARASGVILAPISAFRTVEEQNRLFFEVKAQRNQVASTRAAVSAPPGYSEHHTGYAIDIGDGNAPSANLQIAFEKTAAFKWLEKNAPRYSFELSFPRNNAQGVSYEPWHWRYVGDIKSLEMFYRAHNLPK; this is encoded by the coding sequence TTGAAGATTTGGAATAAGGCGATCGCTTGGAGAGCGAGCAAACCGACTCTGGAACTCAGCAATGACATCCCCGAAGCGTTGAGAGATGTCCCCCCCGCTAAGCCGCGCAATTGGGTACGTCCGGCGTTGTATTTAACCGGAGGGCTGGGACTCGGCGCGATCGCGATCCTCAGTAGCGTTTTGATTATCTCCCAAATCTCCCAAAAAACTGTTACCTCCACCACACCGAATGCTAATTCTAACCCCGATGGGACGAGTTCCGTTCCCGGAGAGGGTGCTTCTCCCGTCGTCAGTCCCTCTGCTCCGGTTGAAAATGTCCTCGGACATTTACCTTATAAAGAAGCATCCCCAGCCGAGTTAGAAGCGATCGCTGCCGATGGTAGAATGCGCTTGCACAAAACTGCCGCTAAAAAGTACCGAGAAATGGCTGCCGCCGCCCGCGCCAGTGGCGTGATTCTCGCTCCTATCTCTGCCTTTCGTACCGTCGAAGAGCAAAATCGTTTATTCTTTGAGGTTAAGGCGCAGCGCAATCAAGTTGCTAGTACGCGCGCCGCCGTCAGCGCGCCACCGGGATACAGCGAACATCATACTGGATACGCGATCGATATCGGCGATGGCAACGCTCCTTCTGCTAACCTACAAATCGCTTTTGAAAAAACGGCTGCTTTTAAGTGGCTCGAAAAAAATGCACCGCGTTATAGTTTCGAGCTATCCTTCCCCCGTAACAATGCTCAAGGCGTGAGTTACGAACCTTGGCATTGGCGCTACGTCGGCGATATTAAAAGTTTAGAAATGTTTTACCGCGCCCATAATTTACCTAAATAG
- a CDS encoding M48 family metallopeptidase: MLNRSLASFWRSQRRWFYGLLAGVTALSLIVGTPQPTQAISWWELLMRGAQIFQLSNLSDQQEVQLGQQINQQVGVQLNRKGTPISNHREATAYINSIGQRLAAASDRTDIPYTFQVVEDPGINAFATMGGFVYINAGLMYEAENEAELASVMAHEIGHIVGRHAVGQMRQQALASGALAVAGLDQSTAVQIGVDLALNLPHSRGDEFDADRIGLAMLRRAGYAPSAMVSFMQKLQRGGSPPAFLSTHPNVSDRVQTLRQMLQENPPTASEVNGLDAVSYRNLLRRFAQ, encoded by the coding sequence ATGTTAAACAGATCCTTAGCCTCTTTTTGGCGTTCCCAACGGCGTTGGTTCTACGGACTCCTCGCAGGTGTCACGGCGCTAAGCTTAATCGTCGGTACGCCGCAGCCGACGCAAGCGATTTCTTGGTGGGAACTCTTGATGCGCGGCGCTCAAATTTTTCAACTCTCGAATCTGTCCGACCAGCAGGAGGTTCAACTCGGACAGCAAATTAATCAACAGGTTGGCGTGCAGTTAAACCGCAAAGGTACGCCGATTTCCAATCATCGCGAAGCGACGGCCTATATAAATTCTATCGGGCAGCGTTTGGCAGCCGCGAGCGATCGCACCGATATTCCCTATACGTTTCAAGTTGTCGAAGATCCTGGAATAAACGCCTTTGCAACGATGGGCGGGTTTGTTTATATCAACGCCGGTTTGATGTACGAAGCCGAAAATGAAGCCGAACTCGCGAGTGTTATGGCCCACGAAATCGGGCATATTGTCGGACGGCACGCAGTCGGGCAAATGCGCCAGCAAGCCCTAGCTTCTGGGGCGCTTGCCGTCGCCGGACTCGACCAAAGCACGGCAGTTCAAATCGGGGTCGATCTTGCCCTTAATTTGCCTCACAGTCGCGGCGATGAATTCGATGCAGATCGCATCGGATTGGCGATGTTACGTCGTGCGGGCTATGCGCCTTCGGCAATGGTTAGCTTTATGCAAAAACTCCAACGCGGCGGTTCGCCCCCAGCTTTTTTAAGCACGCATCCTAATGTTAGCGATCGCGTCCAAACTTTGCGCCAAATGCTCCAAGAAAATCCTCCCACCGCCAGCGAAGTCAACGGTTTAGATGCTGTTTCTTATCGCAATTTACTCCGTCGTTTCGCTCAATAA
- a CDS encoding family 10 glycosylhydrolase, protein MTAINFSDITNHWARPFIEALAAKGILAGFPDGTFKPNQIVNRAQYAAVLNQAFKLPTKRAAIQFKDVAPNYWAAPAIKRTYEMGLLAGYPSLDFRPLAGLTKAQLWVSLVNGLEIQYADAVRIDASKLYQDWETTQNYARTPIAIATGRGLVVNYPNLKALEPNRPATRAEVAAILYQALVAIGQVSPIASPYIVPPPTAQGPTTVKVSHTREFRAVWVATVWNLDWPSQSSLTTQQQQQELLKIIQTAADLNLNAVILQVRSEGDALYPSSLEPWSHWLTGTQGRAPNPAWDPLAFAVDECHKRNLEFHAWFNPYRAKTSASTQLGATHIMRETPSAVYNYGSQAWMDPGLQVVQDRTYAVILDVLNRYDVDGIHLDDYFYPYPVEGQAFPDSKTYDAYRSGGGTLSASDWRRDNVNKMVRRLKTGITAAKPHVKFGISPFGIYRPGQPPGITGMDQYETLYADPKKWLAEGWVDYIAPQLYWRIDQVQQSYPTLLKWWTENNPKGAHVYPGNNLARLGQPSWTFDEFKNQVSLTRQMASKLALGNIYFSMQTFSSDRDGIVAQFQQQIYPKPALVPTLASLKAPAPKPPADLKVNNGTLSWTAVTDGSTRAWTLYRRESNGWQLVDILAGTRTSTTRPAGTYALCGVNRVGEESEGVVATV, encoded by the coding sequence ATGACAGCGATAAATTTTTCAGACATCACCAATCATTGGGCCAGACCATTTATCGAAGCCTTAGCCGCGAAAGGGATTCTTGCAGGCTTTCCCGATGGCACCTTTAAACCGAACCAAATCGTCAATCGCGCTCAGTATGCCGCTGTTTTAAACCAAGCATTTAAGCTGCCAACCAAACGTGCAGCAATTCAATTCAAAGATGTTGCGCCTAATTATTGGGCAGCCCCAGCCATTAAAAGAACCTACGAAATGGGCTTACTCGCTGGATATCCCAGCTTAGACTTTCGACCCTTAGCGGGACTCACTAAAGCTCAGCTTTGGGTATCTCTGGTTAATGGGTTAGAAATTCAGTATGCGGATGCCGTCCGAATCGATGCCTCAAAGTTATATCAAGATTGGGAAACAACTCAGAATTATGCGAGGACTCCGATCGCCATTGCAACCGGCAGAGGCTTAGTCGTCAACTACCCCAATCTCAAAGCCCTCGAGCCCAACCGCCCCGCCACTCGCGCTGAAGTCGCCGCCATACTTTATCAAGCCTTAGTCGCCATCGGACAAGTCAGTCCCATCGCCTCGCCCTACATCGTTCCGCCCCCCACCGCCCAAGGACCGACCACCGTCAAAGTTTCCCACACCCGAGAATTCCGCGCCGTTTGGGTGGCAACGGTATGGAACCTCGATTGGCCTTCTCAATCATCGCTGACGACGCAACAGCAACAGCAAGAACTCCTAAAAATCATTCAAACGGCAGCAGATCTAAATCTCAATGCAGTCATCTTACAAGTACGCTCCGAAGGCGATGCCCTTTATCCCTCATCCTTAGAACCTTGGAGTCATTGGCTGACGGGGACGCAAGGACGCGCGCCGAACCCAGCTTGGGATCCGCTAGCCTTTGCGGTTGACGAGTGTCACAAGCGCAACCTCGAATTCCACGCTTGGTTTAATCCCTACCGTGCGAAAACCAGTGCGAGTACGCAGCTAGGTGCGACTCATATCATGCGAGAAACACCGAGTGCCGTGTATAACTATGGTTCTCAAGCTTGGATGGATCCGGGACTCCAGGTGGTGCAAGATAGGACGTATGCGGTGATTTTGGACGTGCTGAACCGCTATGATGTCGATGGCATTCACCTAGACGATTATTTTTATCCTTACCCGGTGGAGGGTCAAGCGTTTCCCGATAGCAAAACCTACGACGCTTATCGGAGTGGGGGCGGAACGTTAAGCGCGAGCGATTGGCGTAGGGATAATGTGAATAAGATGGTCAGACGGCTGAAAACCGGGATTACTGCCGCTAAACCCCACGTTAAGTTCGGAATTTCGCCGTTTGGAATTTATCGACCGGGACAACCGCCGGGAATTACGGGGATGGATCAGTACGAGACGCTGTATGCGGATCCGAAGAAGTGGTTGGCGGAAGGCTGGGTGGATTATATCGCACCGCAGTTGTATTGGCGCATCGACCAAGTACAGCAGAGTTATCCGACGTTGTTGAAGTGGTGGACGGAGAATAACCCGAAGGGGGCGCACGTTTACCCGGGGAATAATTTAGCGCGTTTGGGTCAACCGTCGTGGACGTTTGATGAGTTTAAGAACCAGGTGAGTCTGACGCGGCAGATGGCTTCTAAGTTAGCGCTGGGCAATATTTATTTTAGTATGCAGACGTTTTCGAGCGATCGCGACGGCATAGTTGCCCAGTTCCAGCAGCAAATCTATCCCAAACCTGCATTAGTACCGACCTTAGCTTCCCTAAAAGCGCCCGCACCAAAACCGCCAGCAGATTTGAAGGTCAACAATGGTACGTTGAGTTGGACGGCGGTAACGGACGGCAGCACGCGCGCTTGGACGCTGTACCGTCGGGAGTCAAACGGCTGGCAGTTAGTGGATATTTTGGCGGGGACGCGGACGAGTACGACGCGACCGGCAGGAACTTATGCGCTGTGCGGCGTGAATCGCGTTGGAGAGGAGAGCGAAGGCGTTGTCGCAACGGTTTAG
- a CDS encoding YeeE/YedE thiosulfate transporter family protein: protein MAEFNGLTALVGGLLIGTSATLLLAFNGRIAGISGMVNGAISLARSERWRWLFLLGMVAGGTLYEYVLASQPTPRSTFAPAAMLTGGLLVGFGTRMGNGCTSGHGVCGLGRLSARSLAAVLTFLATGFITVFMSRHAFAGA, encoded by the coding sequence ATGGCAGAATTTAACGGGCTGACCGCTTTAGTGGGCGGCCTTCTGATTGGGACGAGCGCGACCCTGCTTTTAGCGTTTAACGGGCGCATTGCGGGGATTAGCGGGATGGTTAATGGTGCAATAAGTCTGGCTCGCTCGGAGCGCTGGCGCTGGCTATTTTTGTTGGGGATGGTGGCGGGCGGCACGCTTTACGAATACGTCCTCGCATCGCAACCTACGCCTCGTTCTACTTTTGCCCCGGCAGCGATGCTAACAGGCGGGTTGTTAGTCGGTTTCGGGACGCGCATGGGCAATGGCTGCACGAGCGGACACGGGGTATGCGGGTTGGGGCGCTTGTCGGCGCGCTCTTTAGCAGCAGTGCTGACATTCTTAGCGACGGGGTTTATAACGGTTTTTATGTCGCGCCATGCGTTTGCGGGAGCTTAA
- a CDS encoding glycosyltransferase family 39 protein has translation MNNPFQEWLSNNRFKHYVPIGSILIFSSILYLYKLDRRGLWIDEFISILDADKCEFNRGRLLYYIVLNLWLKIDDSDSWLRGLAIIFAMGSLVLLYQLGRYLFGEKIGFLAALMLAVSPLFINHAQEIRYYTMSVFFGIAGTLFLARALDRPEKSSDYFGWCLCRFLCLITTPLNGVLLFADFAIIIAKFGKQRSRLIKFGTGFLLIGIASIPAAISVKDSANAHILILPVPGIANVLRELRILTVFPYPPSPPYISTLLQGFLFMLLGLMGFAIYRQWRSEKFRWLLAFAFIPAASIFIFSHAFFSIWSSRYVMLVLPYLLAILAIGWREISLKSRLLALGIAAAYGVAVSSGLWTYYNMKKRYMGASDRYRDIAQLIDTKEEVGDIIVYSIVHKTDFPLKHYYRGFAPIYLKDLISGEGKKIEKVNTEKWLQELPPVRSRLWLVYGQQNPYLRAAIAERFKVKIEKTLDGTSVFLLEVQSQ, from the coding sequence ATGAATAATCCCTTTCAGGAATGGCTTAGCAATAACCGATTTAAGCATTATGTGCCGATCGGATCGATCCTAATTTTTTCGAGTATTCTCTATCTCTATAAGCTCGATCGAAGAGGACTTTGGATCGATGAATTTATTAGTATTTTGGATGCTGATAAATGTGAATTTAATCGCGGTCGATTGCTTTATTATATCGTATTAAACCTCTGGCTGAAGATCGATGATAGCGATTCTTGGCTGCGAGGATTAGCGATTATTTTCGCGATGGGAAGTCTCGTTCTGCTCTACCAACTCGGACGATATTTATTTGGAGAAAAAATCGGCTTCCTTGCTGCTCTGATGCTCGCAGTCTCTCCCTTATTTATCAACCACGCTCAAGAAATTAGGTATTATACGATGAGCGTCTTTTTTGGGATCGCAGGGACTTTATTTCTAGCCCGCGCTCTCGATCGTCCTGAGAAGTCCTCTGATTATTTCGGGTGGTGTTTATGTCGTTTTTTATGCCTGATTACAACTCCCCTCAATGGAGTTTTATTATTTGCAGACTTTGCTATTATTATTGCCAAGTTCGGGAAACAGCGATCTCGACTTATCAAGTTTGGAACTGGGTTTTTACTCATTGGAATCGCCAGTATTCCCGCAGCGATATCAGTTAAAGACTCAGCTAATGCCCACATCTTAATTCTGCCGGTTCCCGGAATTGCCAATGTTTTGCGGGAATTAAGAATTCTAACTGTTTTTCCTTACCCGCCGTCACCACCCTATATTTCGACGTTGCTTCAAGGGTTTCTTTTTATGTTGTTGGGCCTGATGGGGTTCGCAATTTACCGACAGTGGCGATCGGAAAAATTTCGTTGGCTTCTTGCTTTTGCTTTTATACCAGCGGCTTCGATCTTTATTTTTTCCCATGCCTTCTTTTCAATTTGGAGCAGTCGTTATGTCATGCTCGTTCTACCCTACCTGCTCGCGATCTTAGCGATTGGTTGGCGAGAAATTAGCTTGAAATCGCGTCTGCTCGCTTTAGGTATTGCAGCAGCTTATGGAGTTGCAGTAAGTAGCGGCCTTTGGACTTATTACAATATGAAAAAACGTTATATGGGCGCATCGGATCGCTACCGCGACATTGCCCAGTTAATTGATACCAAGGAAGAGGTTGGAGATATTATTGTCTATTCAATCGTTCATAAAACTGATTTTCCTCTGAAGCATTACTATCGCGGTTTTGCTCCCATCTACCTCAAAGATTTAATCTCAGGAGAAGGAAAAAAGATTGAGAAAGTAAATACTGAAAAATGGTTGCAAGAGCTACCGCCCGTTCGCTCGCGGCTATGGCTGGTATATGGCCAGCAGAACCCCTATCTGCGCGCAGCGATCGCGGAGCGATTTAAGGTTAAAATTGAGAAAACTTTAGATGGAACCAGCGTTTTTTTACTCGAAGTGCAGTCGCAGTGA
- a CDS encoding AEC family transporter, protein MTDLGSQLLILYLRLGSGVVLGWGLGRILPATVPAQLGRFLYWVGVPLSVIAFLRGAKLSGAVWLAPAIAWLAIGLGASLALLWLKFNPKTESKLTQADLRAFQGSFLLSSMVGNTAYLGYPIVLGLGGERYFAWALFYDLGGTLFGAYGLGVAIAARLGATEENSRTWFAPLLNNPTLWSVAVGLGLRRVALPEAGERGLHLLAWTTVALSLVLMGMRLSQIRFWKNWQPAAVSLTIKMLLVPSLLGMLLSQFGALSWERFVLVLQMAMPPAFATLVIAETYDLDRELAVTSLSLGTIALLLILPMWVVLFSPT, encoded by the coding sequence ATGACCGATTTAGGCTCTCAACTCTTAATCTTGTACCTGCGATTGGGCAGCGGCGTAGTCTTGGGCTGGGGATTGGGACGCATTTTGCCCGCTACCGTTCCCGCTCAGCTGGGGCGCTTTCTGTATTGGGTGGGCGTACCGCTGAGCGTCATTGCTTTTTTGCGAGGTGCAAAACTTTCGGGGGCGGTGTGGTTGGCTCCCGCGATCGCGTGGTTAGCGATCGGCTTAGGAGCGAGTTTAGCGCTGCTATGGCTCAAATTTAACCCAAAAACAGAATCAAAGCTTACCCAAGCCGATTTACGAGCTTTTCAGGGCAGTTTTTTACTGAGTTCTATGGTCGGAAATACCGCCTATCTCGGCTATCCCATCGTTCTTGGATTGGGGGGAGAGCGGTACTTTGCTTGGGCGCTCTTCTACGATCTCGGAGGTACGCTATTTGGGGCGTATGGCTTGGGCGTTGCGATCGCGGCCCGTTTGGGAGCCACAGAAGAAAATTCTCGCACTTGGTTCGCTCCCCTCCTCAACAATCCAACCCTGTGGAGCGTCGCCGTTGGTTTGGGGCTTCGCCGCGTCGCCCTTCCGGAAGCGGGCGAACGGGGGTTACACTTATTAGCCTGGACGACGGTTGCGCTGTCGCTGGTCTTAATGGGAATGCGTTTGAGTCAAATTCGCTTTTGGAAAAATTGGCAACCGGCGGCAGTGAGTTTAACCATTAAAATGTTGCTCGTTCCGTCGCTGCTGGGAATGCTTCTCTCCCAGTTTGGCGCGCTCTCCTGGGAACGTTTCGTCCTGGTTTTACAAATGGCAATGCCGCCAGCCTTTGCCACTCTAGTCATTGCGGAAACCTACGATCTCGATCGCGAACTTGCTGTTACTTCCCTTTCTTTAGGCACGATTGCTCTGCTCCTCATCTTACCGATGTGGGTTGTTCTGTTTTCGCCGACTTGA